Proteins found in one Apostichopus japonicus isolate 1M-3 chromosome 16, ASM3797524v1, whole genome shotgun sequence genomic segment:
- the LOC139982921 gene encoding uncharacterized protein isoform X1, giving the protein MKTRGKVNQDIICKMGPACMFLLLSTILLPIGINAEQFCRPQEALQLGTIGVLDCSFPKEYFGIYWYDTQDLTKQPFVFIQEGQKRGHGYESGEYDLYTNGSLLINRVNIEHERIFTVVLFETRISNLVPNKVDVNVLARPHIPFPVVDKCVNKQHCYQQVGWNDTMECTVADVRPPVQLSWVKRTSDGDLDENFQLTYFPKGGLNTTTATLKFQKRASLHFYLFVCKAESAISILDYSDSFLLVEVYITPMREQKNILLQEVINGSVITLPCDVQDDMIFFVWKKKINGTRYDVIAYGFFKTGMSFQENPYRLNHDGALVIPQINNSQENLYVCYVSNGIEENVRSYNLTIENVIEEVDQNNTSSGAIVITLCLVLLCVIVGMVLVFIVFRKRRNINKSNDQTENTLPPNIMRKEMGTSSEKEPLSDSKQELQTVSETSSKKDPNNPQNQTELKTCTSPGKEPLNNRNPQTLTESDNLNHEDENRSKKQHENPEQGEIQDHQNNIQIKKDVVGSEKPDREEKIIFLIHGSNIEIDAIAFILLKYVTGVKNKDHFSCDVKCLDSNQTLQSCGIEIQICTLKDNLSSELPFDITFVIIPVSMRGSVGTRSTAFAPDTTSIGDMKDSNDTPVTVATTGSSDATMQGKITFATDAASEIEFKAITEQLHTLTTCEDTYKLEYVNAVIILQDITQQLSPTLEDCLHHPVFKILGKNLRDKVIAMIACNTKGEFDDFKTKGSIEYPYHVYFSLKSNSKEVVFYGTQSERNFKNFKEKVKNESPVSLEHSMEVLSKRKDLVVAISKIEESMAAKTKISNETTENYKKHLINTSGIKVSIESKELALNCIKCKNTCIYPVVSKTWSFFSFSCNVCKCDTRHHHECSYRFKTEDDIKKEMCDKELTLQLQVRTKAEEIDSYLNFLNKFALKPTVLSVDGNAQNITITENASEGSESNDFLTIFNEKFV; this is encoded by the exons ATGAAAACAAGAGGAAAAGTG AACCAAGACATTATTTGCAAGATGGGTCCTGCATGTATGTTCTTACTTCTTTCAACGATCCTATTGCCAATCG GAATCAACGCTGAACAATTCTGTCGTCCGCAAGAAGCGCTTCAACTTGGAACAATTGGTGTTCTCGACTGTTCATTTCCAAAGGAATATTTCGGTATTTACTGGTATGATACTCAGGATCTTACCAAACAACCATTCGTGTTTATCCAAGAGGGACAGAAACGTGGGCATGGTTACGAATCTGGGGAGTATGATCTATATACGAATGGTTCGTTGCTGATCAATCGTGTTAACATTGAACACGAAAGGATTTTCACGGTTGTTCTGTTTGAAACCCGTATCAGCAACCTGGTACCAAATAAAGTTGATGTCAATGTATTAG CACGCCCACACATACCATTCCCAGTCGTAGACAAATGTGTCAATAAGCAACATTGTTATCAGCAAGTAGGGTGGAACGATACGATGGAATGTACTGTGGCTGACGTCAGACCACCTGTTCAATTATCATGGGTCAAAAGGACGTCTGATGGTGACTTGGACGAAAATTTTCAGCTTACGTATTTTCCCAAAGGCGGATTGAATACAACTACTGCTACACTGAAGTTTCAAAAACGTGCAAGTTTGcacttttatttgtttgtgtgtaaAGCTGAGAGCGCAATATCTATCCTAGATTATTCAGACTCGTTCCTGTTAGTCGAGGTATATATAACACCTATGagagaacaaaaaaacataCTCTTACAAGAAGTAATAAACGGGAGTGTGATTACACTACCATGTGATGTACAAGACGACATGATCTTCTTTGTatggaagaagaaaataaatggAACACGTTACGATGTAATAGCCTATGGCTTCTTCAAAACAGGGATGTCCTTTCAAGAGAACCCATACAGACTCAACCATGATGGTGCACTGGTGATTCCTCAGATTAACAACAGTCAAGAGAACTTGTATGTTTGTTACGTAAGTAACGGGATTGAGGAAAACGTCAGAAGTTACAATTTAACAATCG AGAACGTCATTGAAGAAGTCGATCAGAACAACACATCATCTGGTGCGATAGTCATTACGCTATGCCTTGTCTTGCTTTGTGTTATAGTAGGAATGGTCTTGGTTTTTATAG TATTTCGAAAGAggagaaatataaataaaagcaATGACCAAACAG AAAATACATTGCCGCCTAATATAATGAGAAAAG AAATGGGTACCTCCTCTGAAAAGGAACCACTCAGTGATAGCAAACAAGAGCTTCAAACTGTATCAG AAACCTCCTCTAAAAAGGATCCTAATAACCCGCAGAATCAAACTGAATTAA AAACTTGTACCTCCCCTGGAAAGGAACCCCTCAATAATAGAAACCCACAGACTCTTACTGAATCAG ATAACCTAAATCATGAAGATGAAAACCGGTCGAAAAAACAACATGAGAATCCAGAGCAAGGCGAAATCCAGGATCATCAAAACAACATCCAAATAAAGAAAGATGTTGTTGGCAGTGAAAAACCTGATCGTGAAGAAAAAATTATCTTCTTAATTCATGGCAGTAATATTGAAATAGATGCAATTGCGttcattttgttaaaatatgttacaGGAGTCAAGAATAAGGATCATTTCAGCTGTGACGTCAAATGTCTGGATAGCAATCAAACACTGCAAAGTTGTGGAATTGAAATACAGATATGTACCCTCAAAGATAATTTGTCTTCAGAATTACCGTTTGATATTACCTTCGTAATTATACCTGTATCAATGAGGGGTTCAGTTGGAACAAGGAGTACAGCATTTGCACCCGATACGACAAGCATCGGGGACATGAAAGATTCGAACGATACACCAGTCACGGTTGCTACAACAGGTTCGAGTGACGCAACCATGCAAGGGAAGATAACGTTTGCAACAGATGCAGCAAGCGAAATTGAGTTTAAAGCAATAACAGAACAACTTCACACACTTACTACATGTGAAGACACGTACAAGTTGGAATACGTTAATGCGGTAATAATATTACAAGATATCACTCAACAACTGTCACCCACTTTGGAGGATTGTTTACATCATCctgtattcaaaatacttgGCAAGAATTTGCGAGATAAAGTAATCGCCATGATAGCCTGTAACACAAAAGGGGAATTTGACGATTTCAAAACGAAAGGAAGTATTGAGTATCCTTACCATGTTTACTTTTCATTGAAAAGCAACTCGAAAGAAGTAGTTTTTTATGGAACACAAAGTGAGAGGAATTTTAAAAACTTCAAAGAAAAGGTGAAAAATGAATCTCCCGTTAGTCTTGAACATAGTATGGAAGTTTTAAGTAAAAGGAAAGATCTAGTAGTTGCTATTTCAAAAATTGAAGAAAGCATGgcagcaaaaacaaaaattagtaACGAGACTACAGAAAACTACAAAAAACATCTGATTAATACTAGCGGTATCAAAGTTTCCATTGAATCTAAAGAATTGGCTTTAAActgtatcaaatgtaaaaatACCTGTATCTATCCTGTTGTTTCCAAGACATGGTCCTTCTTCTCATTTAGTTGTAATGTTTGTAAATGTGACACTCGCCATCATCACGAGTGCTCATATAGGTTCAAAACTGAAGACGACATCAAAAAAGAAATGTGTGACAAAGAATTGACCTTACAACTTCAGGTCCGTACAAAGGCTGAGGAAATCGACAGTTATCTGAACTTTCTTAACAAATTTGCATTGAAACCAACTGTTTTGTCTGTTGATGGAAATGCTCAGaatataacaataacagaaaATGCAAGTGAAGGAAGCGAGTCGAACGATTTTCTAACCATTTTCAATGAGAAATTTGTGTAA
- the LOC139982921 gene encoding uncharacterized protein isoform X2 translates to MKTRGKVNQDIICKMGPACMFLLLSTILLPIGINAEQFCRPQEALQLGTIGVLDCSFPKEYFGIYWYDTQDLTKQPFVFIQEGQKRGHGYESGEYDLYTNGSLLINRVNIEHERIFTVVLFETRISNLVPNKVDVNVLARPHIPFPVVDKCVNKQHCYQQVGWNDTMECTVADVRPPVQLSWVKRTSDGDLDENFQLTYFPKGGLNTTTATLKFQKRASLHFYLFVCKAESAISILDYSDSFLLVEVYITPMREQKNILLQEVINGSVITLPCDVQDDMIFFVWKKKINGTRYDVIAYGFFKTGMSFQENPYRLNHDGALVIPQINNSQENLYVCYVSNGIEENVRSYNLTIENVIEEVDQNNTSSGAIVITLCLVLLCVIVGMVLVFIVFRKRRNINKSNDQTEMGTSSEKEPLSDSKQELQTVSETSSKKDPNNPQNQTELKTCTSPGKEPLNNRNPQTLTESDNLNHEDENRSKKQHENPEQGEIQDHQNNIQIKKDVVGSEKPDREEKIIFLIHGSNIEIDAIAFILLKYVTGVKNKDHFSCDVKCLDSNQTLQSCGIEIQICTLKDNLSSELPFDITFVIIPVSMRGSVGTRSTAFAPDTTSIGDMKDSNDTPVTVATTGSSDATMQGKITFATDAASEIEFKAITEQLHTLTTCEDTYKLEYVNAVIILQDITQQLSPTLEDCLHHPVFKILGKNLRDKVIAMIACNTKGEFDDFKTKGSIEYPYHVYFSLKSNSKEVVFYGTQSERNFKNFKEKVKNESPVSLEHSMEVLSKRKDLVVAISKIEESMAAKTKISNETTENYKKHLINTSGIKVSIESKELALNCIKCKNTCIYPVVSKTWSFFSFSCNVCKCDTRHHHECSYRFKTEDDIKKEMCDKELTLQLQVRTKAEEIDSYLNFLNKFALKPTVLSVDGNAQNITITENASEGSESNDFLTIFNEKFV, encoded by the exons ATGAAAACAAGAGGAAAAGTG AACCAAGACATTATTTGCAAGATGGGTCCTGCATGTATGTTCTTACTTCTTTCAACGATCCTATTGCCAATCG GAATCAACGCTGAACAATTCTGTCGTCCGCAAGAAGCGCTTCAACTTGGAACAATTGGTGTTCTCGACTGTTCATTTCCAAAGGAATATTTCGGTATTTACTGGTATGATACTCAGGATCTTACCAAACAACCATTCGTGTTTATCCAAGAGGGACAGAAACGTGGGCATGGTTACGAATCTGGGGAGTATGATCTATATACGAATGGTTCGTTGCTGATCAATCGTGTTAACATTGAACACGAAAGGATTTTCACGGTTGTTCTGTTTGAAACCCGTATCAGCAACCTGGTACCAAATAAAGTTGATGTCAATGTATTAG CACGCCCACACATACCATTCCCAGTCGTAGACAAATGTGTCAATAAGCAACATTGTTATCAGCAAGTAGGGTGGAACGATACGATGGAATGTACTGTGGCTGACGTCAGACCACCTGTTCAATTATCATGGGTCAAAAGGACGTCTGATGGTGACTTGGACGAAAATTTTCAGCTTACGTATTTTCCCAAAGGCGGATTGAATACAACTACTGCTACACTGAAGTTTCAAAAACGTGCAAGTTTGcacttttatttgtttgtgtgtaaAGCTGAGAGCGCAATATCTATCCTAGATTATTCAGACTCGTTCCTGTTAGTCGAGGTATATATAACACCTATGagagaacaaaaaaacataCTCTTACAAGAAGTAATAAACGGGAGTGTGATTACACTACCATGTGATGTACAAGACGACATGATCTTCTTTGTatggaagaagaaaataaatggAACACGTTACGATGTAATAGCCTATGGCTTCTTCAAAACAGGGATGTCCTTTCAAGAGAACCCATACAGACTCAACCATGATGGTGCACTGGTGATTCCTCAGATTAACAACAGTCAAGAGAACTTGTATGTTTGTTACGTAAGTAACGGGATTGAGGAAAACGTCAGAAGTTACAATTTAACAATCG AGAACGTCATTGAAGAAGTCGATCAGAACAACACATCATCTGGTGCGATAGTCATTACGCTATGCCTTGTCTTGCTTTGTGTTATAGTAGGAATGGTCTTGGTTTTTATAG TATTTCGAAAGAggagaaatataaataaaagcaATGACCAAACAG AAATGGGTACCTCCTCTGAAAAGGAACCACTCAGTGATAGCAAACAAGAGCTTCAAACTGTATCAG AAACCTCCTCTAAAAAGGATCCTAATAACCCGCAGAATCAAACTGAATTAA AAACTTGTACCTCCCCTGGAAAGGAACCCCTCAATAATAGAAACCCACAGACTCTTACTGAATCAG ATAACCTAAATCATGAAGATGAAAACCGGTCGAAAAAACAACATGAGAATCCAGAGCAAGGCGAAATCCAGGATCATCAAAACAACATCCAAATAAAGAAAGATGTTGTTGGCAGTGAAAAACCTGATCGTGAAGAAAAAATTATCTTCTTAATTCATGGCAGTAATATTGAAATAGATGCAATTGCGttcattttgttaaaatatgttacaGGAGTCAAGAATAAGGATCATTTCAGCTGTGACGTCAAATGTCTGGATAGCAATCAAACACTGCAAAGTTGTGGAATTGAAATACAGATATGTACCCTCAAAGATAATTTGTCTTCAGAATTACCGTTTGATATTACCTTCGTAATTATACCTGTATCAATGAGGGGTTCAGTTGGAACAAGGAGTACAGCATTTGCACCCGATACGACAAGCATCGGGGACATGAAAGATTCGAACGATACACCAGTCACGGTTGCTACAACAGGTTCGAGTGACGCAACCATGCAAGGGAAGATAACGTTTGCAACAGATGCAGCAAGCGAAATTGAGTTTAAAGCAATAACAGAACAACTTCACACACTTACTACATGTGAAGACACGTACAAGTTGGAATACGTTAATGCGGTAATAATATTACAAGATATCACTCAACAACTGTCACCCACTTTGGAGGATTGTTTACATCATCctgtattcaaaatacttgGCAAGAATTTGCGAGATAAAGTAATCGCCATGATAGCCTGTAACACAAAAGGGGAATTTGACGATTTCAAAACGAAAGGAAGTATTGAGTATCCTTACCATGTTTACTTTTCATTGAAAAGCAACTCGAAAGAAGTAGTTTTTTATGGAACACAAAGTGAGAGGAATTTTAAAAACTTCAAAGAAAAGGTGAAAAATGAATCTCCCGTTAGTCTTGAACATAGTATGGAAGTTTTAAGTAAAAGGAAAGATCTAGTAGTTGCTATTTCAAAAATTGAAGAAAGCATGgcagcaaaaacaaaaattagtaACGAGACTACAGAAAACTACAAAAAACATCTGATTAATACTAGCGGTATCAAAGTTTCCATTGAATCTAAAGAATTGGCTTTAAActgtatcaaatgtaaaaatACCTGTATCTATCCTGTTGTTTCCAAGACATGGTCCTTCTTCTCATTTAGTTGTAATGTTTGTAAATGTGACACTCGCCATCATCACGAGTGCTCATATAGGTTCAAAACTGAAGACGACATCAAAAAAGAAATGTGTGACAAAGAATTGACCTTACAACTTCAGGTCCGTACAAAGGCTGAGGAAATCGACAGTTATCTGAACTTTCTTAACAAATTTGCATTGAAACCAACTGTTTTGTCTGTTGATGGAAATGCTCAGaatataacaataacagaaaATGCAAGTGAAGGAAGCGAGTCGAACGATTTTCTAACCATTTTCAATGAGAAATTTGTGTAA